Part of the Sphaerochaeta associata genome is shown below.
CGTCTCCCATTTGCTCACCGTTACCCTGGAAACATACACTCTCTCAGCCAGCTGCTCTTGGGTGAGGCCTAAAGAAATTCGACATGCTTTAAGTTTTTCATGAAACTGCATGCTATCCGGTCCTTTTCATTATGGTTGTATGTCACTATACCATACAAAGAATGCTTAGGCGAATGAGTAATACTCCCTTGCATTGTAGGTGTGTTCACCGTAGTGTAGGAAGAAGAGGTTTGCAATATCGATGAGAAATAAAAACAAACGTGTGGGAAGAAAACGCTGGCTCATTGTATTGGGCTTGGTAGTGCTTATTTTCATCCTCGTCTCCCTTGTTACGACGAAACTTGTCTACGATGCACAATTCCGCCGCCACGACCGTCCTGATGAGACAATTCATGCCAACCTGCGGTATATCGACATTGAGCGCGACTATCCTCGTTCGATTGTACACTTCACATCAGGGAAGAACACATTGCAAGGCTATTTCTATGGAGATCGGAGCGCTCGTGCCTTAATGGTTGTAGCCCACGGGCTTGGAGGAGGAGCGGACAGCTCCCTGAGCCAGATCAGGCACTTTGTCGATTCAGGTTTTTTGGTATTCGCCTACGACTGCACCGGCAGCTATGACAGCGAAGGCTCGAGCACAAGGGGCTTTCCCCAATCGATCTTGGACCTGCATGCCGCCCTCGCTTATCTTGAAAGCCAACCAAGCCTCGCTTCGCTGCCCCGATTGCTCTTCGGCCACAGCTGGGGCGGCTATGCCGTTGCTGCCGTACTTTCGTATGATCACGACATCAAGGCGATTGTCAGTGTCTCCGGGGCCAACTCGGCGATGGACATCATTATTGAACAAGCAAAACAGATGATGGGAAATTCGGCATACATCCAATACCCCTTTCTCTGGTTCTATCAGCGCATGCTGTTCGGCAAGGCGGCTTCCTTTGATGCAGTGTCGGCCATCAACACCGCGAACATACCGGTGCTCATCATCCATGGCATCGAGGATGAGTTGGTTCCCTACGATGGCAGTGCCATCATCGCTTTCAAGGACGAGATATCCAATCCATACGTCAGGTACATCACGGCAACCCGTGAAGGGCGCAACGGCCACAACAATCTCTTTCGCACCGATGAGGCTGTTACGTACGTGGAGCAGGTGAATAAGGAGTATCGAGCGCTCTATGACGCCTACGAAACCCAGATTCCCTATGAGGTGAAGCAGCGTTATTATGCTTCAATCGATCGTTTCAGGATTCATGCCCTACAGCCGAGTCTGATGCAGGAAATAGACGCCTTCCTCGATTCTGCAGTGGTGCAACCATACCCATAGCATACATTTTCTTTGTGAATGTATGAAAAACAGGCAACTCGCAGTTGCATCGCAAATCAAATGCGATACAATGGCAAAAGCCACACGTTGGAGGTGCCCATGATATCCGTTCAACCGATATCCTCAAAACATGATTGGAATTTATTCTTTGAATTTCCCAATACATTGTATAGGGACAACCCCTGCTATGTACCAACCTTGCTGCTCGATGAACGGTGGAACTTCAACCCTAGAAAGAATCCTGCATTCGAATATTGTGAGACCATTGCATTTCTTGCCAAACAGGATGGAAAGGTTGTCGGGCGGGTCGCCGCCCTGATCAACCACAAGCTCAACAAGGCCAAGGAACAGGCATACATGCGGTTCACCCGTTACGACGTCATCGACGACATCGAGGTCAGCCGCCTTCTCTTTGCGGCGGTCTTTGCCTGGGGCAGAGAGAAGGGAATGGATACCATCATCGGCCCCATCGGCTTTTCCGATTTGGACAAGCAGGGCTTGTTGGTTGACGGCTTCGACCAAATGGGGATGTTCATCACCTTGTACAACCACCCCTATTACCATGACCACCTGACGCAACTGGGATTTGCCAAGGACATCGATTGGGTGGAGTACAAGGTGTTCGTTCCCAAAAAACCCGATCCCCGCATTGAAAGGATTTGTAAAATTGCACAGAAACGGCACGGGTATCGGCTGCTCTCCTTCTCCAAGAAGAAGGAGGTCATCCCCTACGCCCACCAGATGTTCCATATGTACAATGAGTCTTTTGCAAAGCTCTACGGGTTCTGCCCGCTCAGCGACGGACAGATCGATATGGCCATCAAGCAGTTCTTCAGTCTGGTGAGTCTGGACTATATTTTCGTTGTCGTCGACGCACTGCAGTCGGTCATAGGTTTCGGCATCATGGTGCCATCGCTGTCAAAACCTCTGCGCGCTTCCCGCGGAAGGATTTTCCCCTTGGGATTCCTGCACATCCTCAAGGCCCTCAAAACTCACGAGGTGCTGGATATGTACCTCATTGCCGTCAAGCCGGAGTATTTCGGAAGGGGTGTCAATGCGATCATCATGCACGAAGGCATCAAACGCGCCATTGCAAACGGGGTTCTCTATGCGGAGACGGGTCCTGAGCTGGAGAACAACGACAATGTACAGACTCAGTGGAAGAGCTTTCACACCGAGCAACACAAGCGTCGAAGGTGTTATATCCGTCCATTGACCGAAGAATCCGTGCAATGAGATGCTAGGAATCACTATTTACTGAGAGTTTGTTTTTTACTTCTCCCGAATCTTGCCGTATACTACTGAAGAAAAGGGAGAGGAAAGGTGAAAATTCAGAAACAACAGGCCATGCGTACAGTCCTCTATGGACTCGCCCCGCTTTGCTTTGCCGCACTGTATTTTTTTGGTTGGCGGTTCATTGCCACTCTTGCTGTCGTTAACGCCACAGGACTCTTGTGTGAATGGCTCATGTTCAAACGGTATGGATTCAAGGTTACCGAATCGCTGTTCGTCTCCTGTACGTTGTTTGCGCTCTCGCTGCCTCCAACCATACCCCTGTGGATAGCAGCCATGGGCATCGCCTTCGGCATCATCTTCGGGAAAATGGTATTCGGCGGTTTCGGAAAGAATATTTTCAATCCAGCCATTACCGCCAGGGCGTTCGTCTATATCAGCTTTGGAGTCCCGATGACCGCCGCATTCGTTGAAGATGCCACCTCTCTCGGCTTTTTTCCTGCAGCTCTGGGGTCGTGGCTCAGCAAGGCCGACAGCGTCTCAGCGGCCACCCCGCTGGTAACCAAGGGCGAACCGCTGCTCGACCTGTTCCTGGGCTTTACCAGTGGAAGTTTCGGTGAAACCAGTGCCTTGTTGATCCTTCTCGGAGGCCTGTACATCATCTACAAGAAGGCTGCCAACTGGAAAATTGTTGTCGCTTCTCTGCTCTCGTTCACCCTTTTGCAGACCATCTTCTGGGCAAGCGGACTGCAGATTACAACCGAGCATGGACTGGTGGGAGTCTCATCCCCCTTGGTCGCCCTCTTTTCGGGCAGCTTCCTGCTTGCTGCTTTTTTCATGATTACAGATCCTGTATCCGCCTCCCAGTCGACTGATGCCGGCAGATGGATCTACGGCGCCCTTTTCGGCCTCTTGACCGTGTTGATCCGCACCTTCTCCACCTGGATTGAAGGGGTGACCTTCGCAATCCTCATCGCCAACATGTTCGCACCCCTGCTTGACACCCTGCTTAAAAGTGCAAAAGCAAAGAAGAAGCAGAAAGGCGCGCAAGGAGGTGCTGCATGAGCATACAGAAAACATTCTATAAAGATCGCATCTACCCGCTGCTGTTCATGTTCCTTACCACCTTTTTCTGCATCCTGCTGACTGCAGGCATTCATCTAGCCACGCAAGACCGTGCAGAGGCCAACGAGCTCTCTTTC
Proteins encoded:
- a CDS encoding RnfABCDGE type electron transport complex subunit D — translated: MKIQKQQAMRTVLYGLAPLCFAALYFFGWRFIATLAVVNATGLLCEWLMFKRYGFKVTESLFVSCTLFALSLPPTIPLWIAAMGIAFGIIFGKMVFGGFGKNIFNPAITARAFVYISFGVPMTAAFVEDATSLGFFPAALGSWLSKADSVSAATPLVTKGEPLLDLFLGFTSGSFGETSALLILLGGLYIIYKKAANWKIVVASLLSFTLLQTIFWASGLQITTEHGLVGVSSPLVALFSGSFLLAAFFMITDPVSASQSTDAGRWIYGALFGLLTVLIRTFSTWIEGVTFAILIANMFAPLLDTLLKSAKAKKKQKGAQGGAA
- a CDS encoding alpha/beta hydrolase, with product MRNKNKRVGRKRWLIVLGLVVLIFILVSLVTTKLVYDAQFRRHDRPDETIHANLRYIDIERDYPRSIVHFTSGKNTLQGYFYGDRSARALMVVAHGLGGGADSSLSQIRHFVDSGFLVFAYDCTGSYDSEGSSTRGFPQSILDLHAALAYLESQPSLASLPRLLFGHSWGGYAVAAVLSYDHDIKAIVSVSGANSAMDIIIEQAKQMMGNSAYIQYPFLWFYQRMLFGKAASFDAVSAINTANIPVLIIHGIEDELVPYDGSAIIAFKDEISNPYVRYITATREGRNGHNNLFRTDEAVTYVEQVNKEYRALYDAYETQIPYEVKQRYYASIDRFRIHALQPSLMQEIDAFLDSAVVQPYP
- a CDS encoding N-acetyltransferase, with product MISVQPISSKHDWNLFFEFPNTLYRDNPCYVPTLLLDERWNFNPRKNPAFEYCETIAFLAKQDGKVVGRVAALINHKLNKAKEQAYMRFTRYDVIDDIEVSRLLFAAVFAWGREKGMDTIIGPIGFSDLDKQGLLVDGFDQMGMFITLYNHPYYHDHLTQLGFAKDIDWVEYKVFVPKKPDPRIERICKIAQKRHGYRLLSFSKKKEVIPYAHQMFHMYNESFAKLYGFCPLSDGQIDMAIKQFFSLVSLDYIFVVVDALQSVIGFGIMVPSLSKPLRASRGRIFPLGFLHILKALKTHEVLDMYLIAVKPEYFGRGVNAIIMHEGIKRAIANGVLYAETGPELENNDNVQTQWKSFHTEQHKRRRCYIRPLTEESVQ